ACGGCGACGTGCTGATGGTGGGCGCGATGGTCGCGCTCTCGGCCATCGGCGTGTTGCAGAACCACTTCCCCGGTCTCGGCAACATACCGACGCTGTGCATCGCGCTGGTCATAGCGGCCGTCGTCTGCGCGGTGGTGGGCTACACGATCGAGCGGGTTGCGTACCGGCCGCTGCGCAAGGCGCCGCGCCTCGCCCCGCTGATCACCGCGATCGGCGTGTCGATCCTGCTGCAGACGCTCGCGATGATGATCTGGTCGCGCAACCCGCTGCCGTTCCCGCAGCTCCTGCCGACCGATCCGCTGAACGTGATCAAGGCCACCGATACGACGCCGGGCGCCGTGATCTCGATGACTGAAATCGTGATCATCGTCGTTGCGGTCCTCGTGATGGCAGGCCTGCTGCTCCTCGTGCACAAGACGAAGCTCGGCCGCGCGATGCGCGCGATCGCCGAGAACCCGGGCGTTGCCTCGCTGATGGGCGTGAACCCGAACTTCGTGATCTCGGCGACCTTCATGATCGGCTCGGCGCTCGCAGCGCTGGCGGGCGTGATGATCGCGTCGGAATACGGCAACGCGCACTTCTATATGGGCTTCATTCCCGGCCTCAAGGCATTTACGGCGGCGGTGCTCGGCGGTATCGGCAACCTCGGGGGCGCAATGGTCGGCGGCGTGATTCTCGGTCTGATCGAACAGCTGGGTGCCGGCTACATCGGCAACCTCACGGGTGGCGTGTTCGGCAGTAACTATCAGGACGTGTTCGCGTTCATCGTGCTGATCATCGTGCTGGTGTTCCGTCCGTCGGGCCTGCTTGGCGAACGTGTCGCGGATCGTGCCTAAGGGAAAGGAGCAAACACAATGACCTCAATTCAACCGATCGAGCCGTCCACGACGCTCATCCCTGAACGGAATATGACGAAGACGCTGGTGGTGGGCATCATCACCGCCGTGTTCGTGATCGCCGCGCCGATGATCATCGGGACCGCTGGCGGCAACTACTGGGTCCGCGTTCTGGACTTCGCGATGCTGTATGTGATGCTCGCGCTAGGCCTGAACGTAGTGGTCGGCTTCGCCGGCCTGCTGGACCTGGGCTACATCGCGTTCTACGCGGTGGGCGCGTACACGGCCGCATTGTTGAGTTCGCCGCACCTGTCGTCGCAATTCGAATGGATCGCGCATCTCGCGCCGGGCGGGCTGCACGTGCCGTTCTGGATCATCGTGCCGTGCGCAATGGCAGTCGCTGCGTTCTTCGGTGTGATTCTCGGTGCGCCGACGCTGCGTCTGCGTGGCGACTACCTTGCCATTGTGACGTTGGGCTTCGGGGAAATCGTCCGGATCTTCCTGAACAACCTCGATCGTCCGGCCAACATCACCAACGGTCCGAAGGGCATCACGGGCATCGACCCGATCCACGTCGGCGACTTCAGTCTCTCGCAGACGCACTCGCTGTTCGGCCTGACGTTCCCGTCGGTGTACTCGTACTACTACGTGTTCGTGCTGTGCGCGCTGTTCGTGATCTGGGTGTGTACGCGTCTGCAGCACTCGCGCATCGGCCGCGCCTGGGCCGCCATCCGCGAAGACGAAATTGCCGCGAAGGCGATGGGCATCAACACCCGTGACGTGAAGCTGCTTGCGTTCGCGATGGGCGCGTCGTTTGGCGGCCTGTCGGGCTCGATGTTCGGCATGTTCCAGGGCTTCGTGTCGCCGGAATCGTTCACGCTGCCGGAATCGATCGTCGTGCTGGCGGCCGTGGTGCTGGGCGGCATGGGCCACATTCCGGGCGTGATTCTCGGCGCGGTGCTGCTCGCCGTGCTGCCGGAGTTCCTGCGCTCCACGATGGGTCCGCTGCAACACCTGATCTTCGGTCACGAAGTCGTCGACACGGAAGTGATCCGTCAGCTCGTCTACGCACTCGCGATGGTGCTGATCATGCTGTACCGCTCGGAAGGCCTGTGGCCGTCACCGAAGCACGAGGACAAGATCGCGAAGATTGCCAAGCGCAGCAACAAGAAGCCGGTGCGTGCTTAAGGACAGGGAGCAGAGAACATGAGTGACAAGCAAATCCGTCTGTCCGTGAAGGGCGTGAACAAGCGCTTTGGTGGCTTGCAGGCGCTGTCGGACGTGGGCCTTCAGATCGAGGAAGGCACGATCTACGGTCTGATCGGCCCGAACGGCGCTGGCAAGACCACGTTCTTCAACGTGATTACTGGTCTCTACACGCCGGACTCGGGCGAATTCAAGCTCGACGGCACGCCGTACACGCCGACGGCTGTGTATCAGGTGGCGAAGGCAGGCATTGCGCGGACGTTCCAGAACATCCGTCTGTTCGGCGGCATGACTGCGCTGGAAAACGTGATGGTCGGCCGCCACGTGCGCACGAAGCACGGTCTGCTGGGCGCTGTGTTCCAGACACCGGCTGAGCGCAAGGAAGAGCGCGAGATCAAGGAACGCGCGCTGGAACTGCTCGAATACGTCGGCGTGCTGCAATACGCGGACTACACGTCGCGCAACCTGTCGTACGGTCACCAGCGCCGTCTGGAAATCGCCCGCGCACTGGCGACCGATCCGAAGCTGCTCGCACTGGACGAACCGGCTGCCGGCATGAACGCAACGGAGAAGGTCGAGCTGACGAAACTGCTCGACAAGATCCGCGCGGACGGCAAGACGATCCTGCTGATCGAGCACGACGTGAAACTGGTGATGGGCCTGTGCAACCGGATGACAGTGCTCGACTATGGCAAGGTGATCGCTGAAGGTCTGCCGCACGACGTGCAGAAGGACCCGAAGGTGATCGAGGCTTATCTGGGTGCGGGGGTCCACTGATGGCTACGGCAATGTTGAAAATCAAGGGCCTGCAGGTCAACTACGGCGGCATTCAGGCCGTCAAGGGTGTTGACCTGGAGATCGCGCAGGGCGAACTCGTCACGCTGATCGGCGCCAATGGCGCGGGCAAGACGACGACCATGAAGGCTATTACTGGCCTGAAGCCTTATTCGGCTGGTGATATCGAGTACATGGGCCAGTCGATCAAGGGCGTGCCGCCGCATGAGCTTTTGAAGCGCGGCCTCGCGATGGTGCCGGAAGGGCGCGGGATCTTCGCGCGCATGTCGATCGTCGAGAACATGCAGATGGGTGCTTATCTGCGTAGCGATACGGAAGGCATCAAGAAGGACGTCGAGCGGATGTTCGGGTTCTTTCCGCGTCTGAAGGAACGTGCGACGCAGTTGGCCGGTACGTTGTCTGGCGGTGAACAGCAGATGCTGGCGATGGCGCGTGCCGTTATCTCGAAGCCGAAGCTGCTGCTGCTCGACGAGCCGTCGATGGGTCTGTCGCCGATCATGGTCGAGAAGATCTTTGAAGTCGTGCGCGAGATTTCCAAGGAAGGCATCACTGTCATGCTGGTTGAGCAGAATGCTCGGCTTGCACTGCAGGCCGCGGATCGCGGGTATGTGATGGATTCCGGGACGGTCACCATGTCTGGCGACGCCAAGCAGATGCTTGATGATCCTAAGGTGCGGGCCGCGTATCTCGGCGAGTGATTCTCGCGGTTGGGTTTTTCTTTTTAAAGGGCTGCACGTTCAGGCGTGTGGCCTTTTTTGTTTTGTCGGGTTTTTTGGTTTTTGGCTTCGCCTTTGCGCTGGCATTGGCGTTTTGGCATCACGGTGCGGCCGGTTTGGTGTTTTGGCGTTTTCGCTGGCATCCGCGATTTGTTATCTAGCTTCACGCGTCGCCCCGCACAGGGGCGACGCGTGAAGCACGCTAACGAATCGCGGATGCCAGCGAAAACACCAGCAACCCAACCCAACCGTACCACGAAGCCAAAACGCGAAAATGCCAGCGCAAAGGCTAAGCCAAAAAAACCAAAACTACGCCACTGCCCCCAACCGCTTCCCAAGACTAATCACAGCATCAGCAACATACCCAAGCGACTCATAAAAAGCCTGCACATCCGCTTTAGCGCTAAGCACTTGCAGATTCACCTTAGGACACCCGCGCGCGGCAAGCGCCGCTTCAGCATACCGCACGAGCAAAGTCCCAATCCCAAGGCGCCTCGACGCCGCCTCGACAGCAAGCGAATACAGCCAGCCCCGATGCCCATCATACCCAGCCATCACAGTTCCAACGATGCCCCCATCCTTCACGGCAACGAAGAACAGTTCAGGCTGCGTCGCAAGCTTGTTAGCGATCGACAGATGCGGATCACGCTGCGGCCGGCTCGCATCCTTATACTCAGGAAACGCTTCGAGCCACAGCGCAATCACGGCATCCGTATCGGCCGCATCAAACACGCGGATCGACAGGGAAGCCGCGCCAATCACAGCGTATCCAGAATCGACCGCAGCATGGCCATCATCTGATCGATCTCTTCCGTCGTCACATTCAAAGCGGGCATGAAACGCAGCAAATTGGGACGCGCGGCATTGAGCAACAACCCATCCGGCTGCATCAAACGCGCCTTCTCGACGATCTGGTTGCCGATATCCTTCCCAAGCAGCAATGCACGCAGCAGACCTTCGCCACGCTCGCCCTCGAAGCCGCGCTCGGCAGACAGTTCGAGCAGCTTCGTACGCAGATATTCGCCGCGCGCCTTCACGCCATCGAGAAAGCCAGGCGCCGTCAACTGCGAGATCACCGAATAGCCGGCTGCCGTCATCAACGGATTGCCGTTGTACGTGCCGCCCTGGTCGCCCGCTTCGAACACCTCGACATGCTTCTTGCACAACAGCGCACCAAGTGGCACGCCGCTGCCGATGCCCTTCGCCAGCGTCATCACGTCCGGCTCGATACCCGAGAGCTCATAGGCGAACAGCGTGCCCGCACGGCCGCAGCCGCTCTGCACTTCATCGACGATCAACAGCAGGTTGTGCTTCTTCGTCAGCTCGCGCAGCTGCTGCATGAACTCGCGCGACGCCGGAAGCACACCGCCTTCGCCCTGAATCGGTTCGAGCATCACGGCGACGGTCTTGTCGGTGATCAGCTTTTCGACCGACGCGATGTCGTTCAGATCAGCCTTCGGAAAGCCCGGCACCTGCGGCGCATAGATCGTGTCCCAGCCCGGCTTGCCGCTCGCTGACATTGTCGCGATCGTGCGGCCGTGGAAGCTGTGATCGAACGTGATGATTTCGTACGCTCCATTCTTGAACTTCTTGCCGTACTTGCGCGCGAGCTTGATCGCGCCTTCATTCGCTTCGGCGCCGCTGTTCGTGAAGAACACCTTGTCGAAGCAGCTATGCTGCGTGAGCAGGCCCGCGAGCTTCGCCATCGGTTCGTTGTAGAACGCGGGCGACGGGTTGATCAGCGTGCGCGCCTGTTGCGTGAGCGCTTCGATCACGCCGTCGTTGCAATGGCCGAGGCTGTTGACGGCCCAGCCCTGAATGAAATCCAGATATCGCTTGCCGGTGTTGTCGTAGAGCCACGAGCCCTTGCCGTGCGTGAAAACGATTTCGGGCCGGTTCGTGATGTACATCAGCGAATCGATCGGATACTCATTGAAGTTCATGGCTACAGGCTCCAGGCAAACAGGGATGAAAAACCGCCTCGGACAACATGGCCCAGCAACGGAAAGAAAAAAGCGCGACAGGTAAGGCAGAAATACAAAAAGCCACGGCATGCCGTGGCTTTCATGATTCGAACTGCTTGCGCGTTGTTCGCGCGAATCCGTGACGAAGCCAGCGGCGCCCCTAAGGGAGCAGCGAGCGGCGACGTCGAAGTTCGGACTGGATGCGGTTCATGCGCGAAAGAATACGACAATGCCGGCGCCCGTGTAAACCTGCAATTTGCATGTTTTTACGCACTGCCGGCCGTTTCTCAGAGCTGAAGCGTGCTTGCGCAACGATCAGACGGGGTTCGCGAGATCGGCTGCGCTCGTGAACGAATCCGCGTAGAACTCGTCTTCCGGCAGGCGATGATGCTGCGTGAAATCGCGCTGTGCCGACTCGACCATCACAGGTGCGCCGCACGCATACACCTGATACGCCGACAAGTCTGGCAGATCTTCGATGACGGCCCGATGAACGAAGCCCACGCGGCCCGTCCATGCGTCGTCCGCATCCGGTTCCGAGAGAACCGGCACGAACTTGAAGTTCGGAATCTCGCGCGCCCATTGCTCGGCAAGTTCCATCATGTACAGGTCTTTCTTGCGGCGCGCGCCCCAATAGAGTGTCATCGGACGCGTGATGTTCTTGAACACGGCATGCTCGACGATCGCCTTCAGCGGCGCGAAGCCCGTGCCCGACGCGAGCAGCACGATCGGCTTGTCCGACTCTTCGCGCAGGAAGAACGTGCCGAGCGGCGCCTCGAAGCGCAGGATGTCGCGCTCCTTCATCGTGTTGAAGACGTGATCCGTGAACGCGCCGCCCGGCATGTGGCGGATATGCAGTTCGACGGGACCGTCCGCATGCGGCGCGCTCGCCATCGAATAGCTGCGGCGCTTGCCGTCCTTCAGGATGAATTCGAGGTACTGGCCCGCCATATATTGCAGGCGCTCATTCGCGGGCAGTTGCAGCTTCAGCACGACGACGTCGTCGGCCTTGCGCTCGATCGCGTTCACGCGGCACGGCAGCTTCTTGATCTGCACGTCGCCGATGCCCGTCACTTCGCGGATGTCGATCTCGAGGTCCGTGCACGCAGTTGCGCAACACAACAGCGCCAGGCCGCGTGTCTTCTCGTCGTTCGACAGCGCCGACGACGAATGCGCGCGCTGCTCGACCTCGCCGCCGACGACCGCGCCCTTGCACGAGCCGCATGCGCCGTTCTTGCAGCCGTACGGCAGGCCGATGCCCTGGCGAAGGGCGGCTGTCAGCACGGGTTCATCGGGTTCCACCTGAAACTGCCGGCCGCTTTGCCGGAGCGTTACGTTGAATGCCATAAGTCGTTCAGTCTTCGAATACAGAAAGTCGGTAACCAATGCGTGTCGTGGATCGCGGCTACAATGCGTCCACGATGAAAGCGACACGAAAATTGCGCAGACCGCGCGTGCTGATCGTCGGTTGCGGCGATGTCGGCATGCGCTGCGTGCGGCAACTGCAGGGACGCGCGCGTCTTTATGCGCTCACCAGCCACGCGGAGCGCCGCGACGAACTGCGCGCGGCGGGCGTCACGCCCATCGTCGGCGATCTCGACGTGCGCGCGAGCCTTGCTCGTCTTGCCCATCTCGCGCCGACTGTCCTGCATCTCGCGCCTCCGCAACGAACAGGCGAGGCCGACACGCGCACGCGCGCGCTGATCGCCACGCTGACTGCGCCGCGTGTCCGGCGTGCCCGTCATCTTGCGACGGGGCGCCTGCGGCGCGCACAGCACGGCATTCGTGCACGCAAAACATCCAGTATTGTACCCGACGGGGGGTACCCGGCTTCGCGGGCCGGGCATCGGCCGAGCCGGCGTTCGCGTGTCGTCTATGCGAGCACGACCGGCGTCTACGGCGACTGCGGCGGCGCGTGGCTCGACGAAACGCGTCCTGTCGCGCCCGCCAACGAGCGCGCGAAGCGCCGCGTGTCGGCGGAGACGCAATTGCGGCGCGCGGCTGCGCGGCGTGTGATCACGGCGAGCATCGCACGTATCCCGGGCATCTACGCGGGCAACCGGCTGCCGCTCGCGCGGCTGGAAAAACGCACCCCGGCGCTCGTCGATGCCGACGACGTCTACACCAATCACATCCACGCCGACGATCTCGCCGCGATCCTGCTGCGCATGTCGACGCACGGTCGTCCGTCACGCGTGATCCACGCATCCGACGACACGACGCTGAAAATGGGTGAGTACTTCGACCGCGTGGCGGACGCATTCGGCATCGAGCGTGCGCCGCGTATCGCGCGCGACGAAGCGGAACAGCAGCTCGGCGAGATGATGCTGTCGTTCATGCGCGAGTCGCGGCGGCTCGTCAACACGCGTCTGAAGCGCGAGTTGCGCTTCAGACTGCGCTATCCGAGCGTCGACGACCTTCTCGACACGGTCGCGAGCCATAGCCGCACGCAACCGCGCACAGACAAGCCGTGACGGAAAGCGCAGCGATCAGGTGAGGGCAGGTAGCGCTTCCAGCAACAGGAAGCAGCAGAACGCGCCGATCAGCGCGGCGAGCAGATTCGGCTCGTACCTGTGCCGACGATGCATGACGGCCAGCACGCCGCCAATCAGCAAAAGTCCGAGCGCGATGAACGCGATCATCGCGTATGAAACCGGCAGGTTGCCGTAAATGACCATGGCGCCTCCTTGCCAGCTTTGTAATCGTTGTTGATCCGAGTATAGGACGGGCGTTCGGAGCAAGCATGCTGCGTCGCAGCGCTCTGCAAGGTTTTTGTAGCGGTTTTGTTCGGAATCCCACGTAGTCTCAATGACTTGAAACGATGCGGGCGGGCATTGATCGTTTACCCGTTCCGTAGTGCGCCCAGGTCGGCTTCATCGAGCCATTGCCACGCGCCTTCGGCCAGCGAAGCGGGCAACGCCAGCCCGCCGACCCGCTCGCGATGCAGCGCCTCCACACGGTTGCCCGCCGCCGCGACCATCCGCTTCACCTGATGGTATTTGCCTTCCAGCACGGTGAGTTCCAGCGCGTGGTCACCGCGCGCATGAGCGGCGACGGCCGCGATCGGCTTCGCTTCGCCGTGCAGCAGCACGCCTTCGCGCAACGCGGCGAGTTGCGCGTCGTCGAGTGGATGACGGGTCGTCGCGAGATAGATCTTCGGCACCTTGCGTTTCGGCGACGTGTACGCGTGAACGAACTGGCCATCGTCGGAGAGCAGCAGCAGGCCCGTCGTGTCCTGATCGAGCCGTCCAACGCACTGGACGCCGCGCGTCGCGAACTGCGCGGGCAACAGATTGAACACGCTCAGATGATGCTGCGGGTCGCGCGAGCATTCATATCCCGCAGGCTTGTTGAGCGCGATGTAAGCGCGCTCCCGGTAAGGCCACGCCGTGCCGTCGACTTCGAACGCCAGCGCATTCGTATCGACGTTGGCGTCGGGATCGGCGAGCGTCGTGCCGCCGACCGACACGCGGCCATCCGCGATCATCGCGCGGCACTGGCGGCGCGAACCGAAACCTTGGGAAAAGAGAACGCTTTCGAGATTCATTGGAGCGGGCAGAAGGGCACAGACGACTAGCGATGCATCAAACGTCGACGGCGTCCTTCGTGATGAAGGACGCCGTCATCGCCTGCATTTTACCCGCCGCCTTGCGTTGCTCCGCCCGTGTCAGCGCAAGAGCGCTTAGTGCGCGCCCGAGCGCCGCTCGACGAACCGCGCAACGTAGTCGTCGGCGGGCTTCGTGAGGATTTCGTTCGGCGTGCCTTCCTGCACCAGCGTGCCGTCGCGCAGAATCGCGATGCGGTTGCCGATGCGCAGCGCTTCGTCCAGATCGTGCGTGATGAACACGATGGTCTTGTTGAGCGTCGCTTGCAGTTGCAGAAGCTGGTCCTGCATTTCCGTGCGGATCAGCGGATCGAGCGCGGAGAACGCTTCATCCATCAGCAGCACGTCGGTATCGGCGGCGAGCGCGCGTGCGAGACCCACGCGCTGACGCATGCCACCCGACAGTTCATCCGGATAGTGATCGCCGTACCCGTCGAGCCCGACCTTGCCGAGCCACATGCGCGCCTTCTCGTTCGCTTCCGCCTTGCTTTCGCCGCGCGTGCGCAGCGCATACGCGGTGTTGTCGAGCACGGTCTGATGCGGCAGCAGGCCGAAGTTCTGGAACACCATGCTCACCTTGTAGCGGCGCAGCTCGCGCAGCCCATGCGGATCGAGCTTGATGACGTCCGAACCGTCGATCACGATCTCGCCCGCCGTCGGCTCGATCAGCCGGTTGAAGTGGCGCACGAGCGTCGATTTGCCCGAGCCCGACAGCCCCATGATCACGTAGATTTCACCCGAGCCGATATGCAGGCTCACGTTGTTCAGGCCGACGTTGCAGCCCGTTTGTACGAGTACTTCGGCCTTGCTCCTGCCGCTTTTCAAAAGTTCGAGCACGCGCCGATGACCGGCTTCCGGGCCAAAGAGCTTGTACACGTTCTTCACTTCGATCGATGACATGTCCGTGCCCTCCGTCAATCCGCCGTGCGGGTTTCGAGGCCGCTCTGCGTTGCGTTTTCGTTGCCCGTTGCCGTTGCTTCGTCGTCACGCGGGGCGCCTGCATTCCGATACGGCACGCGTGACGCCGCCTTCGCCCTGCGGCGCTGCGCGACGAGCTTGCGCGTGCGGCGGTCCTGCCCGTAGCCCTGGCTGATACGGTCGATCACGATGGCCAGAATCACGATCGCGATGCCCGCCTGCATGCCCTTGCCGATATCGAGCGTCTGGATGCCGGCGAGCACGTCTTCGCCGAGTCCGCGCGAACCGATCATCGACGCGATCACGACCATCGACAGCGCCATCATCGTCGTCTGGTTGATACCCGCCATGATGCTGGGCCGCGCGAGCGGCAACTGCACGTTGACGAGCAACTGCCAGCGCGTCGTACCGAACGCGCGCGCCGCTTCGACGACATCCGCATCCACATGCCGGATGCCGAGATCGGTCAGGCGGATCAGCGGCGGCAGCGCGTAGATGATCGTCGCGAGAATCGCGGGCACCTTGCCGAGGCCGAACAGCATCAGCACGGGGATCAGATACACGAAACTCGGCAGCGTCTGCATGATGTCGAGCACGGGCAGCAGCACGCGCCGCATCCACGGGCTGCGCGACGCCCAGATGCCGAGCGGCACGCCGAGCACGACGGACAGGACGGTCGCGACCAGCATCAGCGCGAGCGTCTGCATCAGCTTGTCCCACAGACCGAAGCAGCCGATCACATACAGCAGCAGCACGAAGAAGCCCGCGATGCCGATGCGCCGCGTCGCGTTCAGCGTCAGCAGTCCGACGGCGATCAGGATCGCCCATGGCGGTGTCGCGCGCAGCACGCCTTCAAGTGGGACCAGCACGTAGCGCAAGAGCGCGGTGCTGAAGTCGTGAAAGCTGTCGCCGTACGCGGCGACGAACGATTGCACATGGTCGTTCACCCAGTCGGCAATCGACAGATGCAGAAAGATCGAATTCATGTTGAAACCCTCCGGTGCGTCATGACGCGTCGGTGTCGAGATCAGGTCGCCAGCGCGGCTTGAACCTTTTGCGCGACGTCGGTCGGCACCCATGCCTTCCACATGTCCGGGTGATCGCGCAGGAACTGTTTCGCCATCGTCGGGCCGTCGATTTTCTTGCTCGTCATTTCGAGGATGGTCTTGTTGAGGAAGTCCATCGGGAAGCTGACCTTCGAATAGGTGTCCATCAACTGCGGCTCGGCCTGATAGAACGGCGTCGATACGCCAACCTTCAGATGCGACACGAGATACGACGACGCGCATTGCGATGTGCTGTTATCCGCGCGCAGTGTGTCCCAGCACTTCTGGTTGAACGCAGGCATCTTCAGCTGGACGAACTTGTACTTCGCCATCAGCGCTGCGGGTTCCCAGTAGTAGAAAAGGATAGGCTTGCCGCGCTGATACGCCGATTCGATTGCGGCATCGAGCGCCGCGCCCGTGCCGGGGCGGAAGTCGGTGTACGAATCGTCGAGATTCAGCGTCTTCAACAGACGCCGGTTCACGCGCTCGCAGTCCCAGCCCGACGGGCAGTTGAGGAAGCGGCCTTTGCCCGGCTCTTCGTCGTCTTCGAACACGCCTTTGTACTTCGGCAGATCGGTCACGGACACGAGGTTCGGCGCGACGGGTTTGATGTTGCGCTTCGCGTCACCCTTCACCACGTACTCGGGCACGAACCAGCCTTCATTCGTGCCGCCCGGCAGCGTGTCGCCGAGCAGCTTCACGTGGCCGTCGGCGACCGCTTTCGCGATGATCTCCGAGCGGCCCGTCCACTGTTCGGACCACACTTGCAGATCGTCGCGCGACAGCGCCGTTTCCGTTGCGGCCGTGTTGCCGGGAATCGTGTCCGTCTTGCAGCCGTAGCCTTTTTCGGTGATGAAGCGCAGCACTTCCGACGTGAACGAGCCGCTTTCCCACGTGACGCCCGCAAAGCGCACGGGTTTCCCCGCCGAGCACCAGGTGCCGGCGTGAGCGGCGGCGGGCCATAACGCGCTGGCGGCGAGCGCGACCGTGGCGGCGCGCATCAGGGATCTGATCTGCATGGTGTGTCTCCGATTGTGATTGGATAGTTGGCGCTGTCGTCGAGCGCCTTTCGGGCCGAGGCGTCAGCCGTATGTGCTACTGGAACTGAGCGTCGCGGCGAGGATGTCTTCGTCGATCGAAAGACCGAGGCCCGGCGAATCGGACAGCGTGATCCAGCCTTCGCTGTCGATATCGATCGGGTTCTTCAGCATGAAGTCGCGGCGCTCGATCGACCATTCGGGCGGGTCGTACGGAAATTCGATGAACGGCGCGCTCGCGGCGCCCGCCGTCAGATGCAGGTTCGCGGCGAGGCCGATGCCGTTGCCCCACGTGTGCGGCGTGAAAACCTTGCCGTGCGCCTCGACGGCTTGCGCGAGCTTGCGCAGCCCTTCCATGCCGAGCGAGCACGCGACGTCCGGCTGGAACACATCGAGGCAATCGCCTGCGAGCAGTTGATCGAACTCGTAGCGCTCGCGCGTCATCTCGCCGCCGGCGATGCGCAATGCCGGCGATACCGCCTCGCGCAGCCGCGCCATGCCGTCGTAATCGCCGCGATGCAGCGGCTCTTCCATCCAGTAGACGCGGTGTTTTTCCAGTTGGCGGGCGACGGCGAGCGCTTCGTCGAAAGTCCACGGCGCGGCCGTGTCCCACGGCATGCGCCAGCCCTGATTGCAATCGACCATCAGTTCGAGCCGGTCGGCGACGGCTTCGCGCACGGCGGCGAGCACAGCGAAATCGTCTTGCAGTTGCGGACGTCCGAAGCGGATCTTGAGCGCCGGAAAGCCGCGTTCGGCGACATGCAGCGCCATGCGGGCCATCTCGTCGGGGCGGCGGTGCACGCCGCTCGATGCGTACGCGCGAATCCGGTTGCTGCGTCCGCCGGCCATCCGCCAGCACGCTTCGCCGCGGATTTTCCCGGCGAGATCCCACAGCGCGATATCGAGCGGCCACGGACGGCCAGCGTGAAAACCGATGTTGTCGAGCACGGCGCTGTGGCGCGCGAGGTCGAGCGGATCGGTGCCGATGAACAGATGCTGATAGTCGGCGAAGCCGTACATCGCGTCGCCGGAGCCGATGCCGACGCGGCCGGCGTCGTCGTGAACGCGCACGATCGTCGCGGGAAATTTGCGGCGCGGCTGGCTATCCCAAGAGGCGGGGAAGGGCGGGTCGAGCACCAGTTGATGGTGCGTTACTTCGATCCGGGTGATGCGGGCCGTTTGCGCGGTCCGGCTCACGGCCTCGCTTGTTTCAGGATCCATCAGGCGTCTCCTCCTGAATTGATGCAGTGCGGCATTCAATGTGATGCGCAATGCGTTTCGAATGGGATAAGAATGACGCCATGCTATGAAGGTGACGCAGGCAACTCAATCGCTTCAATTAAAGTAAATGACTGCATCCAATTTTGGGATATGCGTTGCGTATCATCCGAATGACACAACTCAACGAATTTCCGGAGACCGTCGCATCATGGCGATGAATGCCTGGCTGCCAAGAATCGAGGCGGGCAGCGAACCGAAATATCAGGTGATTGCGCGTGCTTTCGCGCAGGCCATCCTCAACGGGCAGTTGCCCGCCGGCGAGAAGCTGCCACCGCATCGTTCGCTTGCCAGCGAGCTGAAGGTGACGACGGGCACGATCAGCCGCGCCTACGCCGAACTGGAGCGCCAGGGCCTCGCGAATGCGCGCGTCGGCGACGGCACGTATGTGGCGCAGGCGCGCTCGCGCGAGTTGCCGCCTGC
The DNA window shown above is from Paraburkholderia sp. PGU19 and carries:
- a CDS encoding mandelate racemase/muconate lactonizing enzyme family protein, which encodes MDPETSEAVSRTAQTARITRIEVTHHQLVLDPPFPASWDSQPRRKFPATIVRVHDDAGRVGIGSGDAMYGFADYQHLFIGTDPLDLARHSAVLDNIGFHAGRPWPLDIALWDLAGKIRGEACWRMAGGRSNRIRAYASSGVHRRPDEMARMALHVAERGFPALKIRFGRPQLQDDFAVLAAVREAVADRLELMVDCNQGWRMPWDTAAPWTFDEALAVARQLEKHRVYWMEEPLHRGDYDGMARLREAVSPALRIAGGEMTRERYEFDQLLAGDCLDVFQPDVACSLGMEGLRKLAQAVEAHGKVFTPHTWGNGIGLAANLHLTAGAASAPFIEFPYDPPEWSIERRDFMLKNPIDIDSEGWITLSDSPGLGLSIDEDILAATLSSSSTYG